A genome region from Sulfurovum sp. TSL6 includes the following:
- the ccoN gene encoding cytochrome-c oxidase, cbb3-type subunit I, translating into MQSNAALEYDYSLAKKFTFLTILFGFLGMLIGTIIAAQMAFPELNYLLGEYGTFSRLRPLHTNTVVFGFTVSAIFATWFYIGQRVLKVSMAESKFLMVVGNIQFWLYFVGALIATVSLLLGISSGKEYAQYEWWVDLVVVVIWVLWGVGMMGLIGIRREKALYISVWYYLACFLGIAMLYLFNNMSIPTYFATEGLGAITHSVSMYSGTNDALVQWWYGHNAVAFGFTVPIVGMIYYFLPKESGQAIYSYKLSLLSFWGLMFVYLWAGSHHLLWSTVPDWMQTMGSAFSVVLILPSWGSAINMLLTMKGEWNQLTDNPLIKFMVLASTFYMLSTIEGPIQAIKSVNAIAHFTDWIPGHVHDGVLGWVTFMIMASLFHMAPRMFKREIYSRKMMETQFWLQTTAVVLYFTSMWIAGITQGMMWRAVDEYGNLMYSFIDTVNVLHPYYTIRALAGVMYLIGFIMFAYNMYKTMTSAKEITEEPQFRTPMA; encoded by the coding sequence ATGCAATCAAACGCAGCATTGGAATATGATTATTCATTGGCAAAAAAGTTTACCTTTTTAACTATTTTGTTTGGATTTTTAGGAATGTTGATCGGTACGATTATTGCCGCACAAATGGCATTTCCTGAATTAAACTATCTATTGGGTGAGTATGGGACATTCTCAAGACTCAGACCACTTCATACAAATACCGTAGTATTTGGATTTACGGTTTCAGCAATCTTTGCTACTTGGTTTTATATAGGGCAAAGAGTCCTTAAAGTATCTATGGCAGAATCGAAGTTTTTGATGGTGGTCGGAAACATTCAGTTTTGGCTATACTTTGTGGGCGCGTTGATCGCAACAGTATCATTACTATTGGGTATCTCCAGTGGTAAAGAGTATGCTCAGTATGAGTGGTGGGTTGATCTTGTTGTTGTTGTAATCTGGGTACTTTGGGGTGTTGGTATGATGGGTCTTATAGGTATCAGAAGAGAGAAAGCACTTTATATCTCTGTATGGTACTATCTTGCATGTTTCCTTGGTATTGCTATGCTTTATCTTTTCAACAATATGTCAATTCCTACTTATTTCGCAACAGAGGGTCTAGGTGCAATCACTCACTCTGTATCTATGTATTCAGGTACGAATGATGCACTAGTACAATGGTGGTATGGTCATAATGCGGTTGCATTTGGTTTTACAGTGCCTATTGTTGGTATGATCTACTACTTCCTTCCAAAAGAGTCTGGACAAGCGATCTATTCATATAAGCTTTCTTTACTTTCTTTCTGGGGATTGATGTTCGTTTACCTTTGGGCTGGTTCTCACCACCTTTTATGGTCAACAGTTCCGGACTGGATGCAAACAATGGGTTCTGCGTTCTCTGTAGTACTAATCTTGCCATCATGGGGTTCAGCGATCAATATGCTCCTTACGATGAAAGGTGAGTGGAATCAGTTAACCGACAATCCACTGATCAAATTTATGGTACTTGCATCAACATTCTATATGTTGTCAACCATTGAAGGTCCTATCCAAGCGATCAAATCAGTCAATGCAATTGCACACTTTACTGACTGGATTCCAGGTCACGTGCATGATGGTGTACTTGGTTGGGTTACATTTATGATCATGGCTTCACTGTTCCATATGGCACCGCGTATGTTTAAAAGAGAAATTTACTCTAGAAAAATGATGGAGACACAGTTCTGGCTTCAAACAACAGCGGTTGTACTTTACTTTACATCTATGTGGATCGCAGGTATTACACAAGGTATGATGTGGAGAGCAGTAGATGAGTATGGTAACTTGATGTATAGCTTCATCGATACGGTCAATGTACTTCATCCTTACTACACAATCAGAGCGCTTGCAGGTGTAATGTACCTTATTGGTTTCATTATGTTCGCTTACAATATGTATAAAACTATGACTTCTGCTAAAGAGATTACAGAAGAACCACAGTTTAGAACACCTATGGCATAA
- a CDS encoding DUF4006 family protein — protein sequence MAENTKRSLFGLHGIFGVLISIVGLLAILITLMLMVIVVQRHAAVKPYDPTAIRDIHNVKMIDVNNKQFAFIDAEKKDK from the coding sequence ATGGCAGAAAATACAAAACGAAGTCTATTTGGACTACATGGAATATTTGGGGTTTTGATCTCGATCGTAGGTTTACTTGCAATTTTGATCACATTGATGCTCATGGTTATCGTTGTACAGAGACATGCAGCAGTAAAGCCTTATGATCCGACAGCGATCAGAGATATACATAATGTTAAAATGATCGATGTAAATAATAAGCAGTTTGCATTTATAGATGCAGAGAAAAAGGATAAATAA
- a CDS encoding protoheme IX farnesyltransferase: MIKDFFVVTKFVLSFAVSLSALFAYIMAKGEIGLDMFLATFSVLLVAMGVSTLNQVQEYKEDSKMERTKNRPIAAGRMSPRTGTIIAVVLILISFACIYALLGLTGINFFAFAFIWYNLMYTPLKKRSAVAVVPGAILGVIPPAIGWLVAGHTLFELEFIALAVYYFIWQVPHFWLLVMLFHGDYKEGGYPTAMRLFGEGTLQRLTFVWLVLTIHAGVFLVYTFNVYSNITVALSAALGVWAFITSLKLLKKEFKLTDARAIFWKINAAFLGIIILLSIDEYVKHHL, encoded by the coding sequence ATGATTAAAGACTTTTTCGTAGTCACCAAGTTTGTTCTCTCCTTTGCAGTCAGTTTATCTGCACTCTTTGCCTACATTATGGCAAAGGGAGAGATTGGTTTAGATATGTTTCTTGCTACCTTCTCTGTACTTCTCGTTGCGATGGGAGTTTCCACTCTTAATCAAGTACAAGAGTATAAAGAAGATTCCAAGATGGAAAGAACGAAGAATCGTCCTATAGCAGCAGGCCGTATGTCACCACGCACAGGAACGATCATTGCAGTTGTCCTGATCTTGATATCCTTTGCCTGCATATATGCACTCTTGGGGCTTACAGGCATAAACTTTTTTGCTTTTGCATTCATTTGGTATAACCTCATGTATACTCCTTTGAAAAAGAGATCTGCTGTAGCAGTTGTACCAGGAGCGATATTAGGTGTTATTCCACCGGCTATCGGGTGGCTTGTTGCTGGTCATACGCTGTTTGAGTTAGAGTTCATTGCTTTAGCAGTCTATTATTTTATTTGGCAGGTACCACACTTTTGGCTATTGGTGATGCTCTTTCATGGAGATTACAAGGAAGGTGGTTATCCAACAGCAATGCGCCTCTTTGGTGAAGGGACACTGCAAAGACTTACATTTGTGTGGCTGGTACTGACTATACATGCAGGTGTATTCTTGGTCTATACATTTAATGTCTATTCAAATATTACCGTGGCGCTTTCTGCAGCACTGGGTGTATGGGCATTTATCACATCTCTAAAATTGCTTAAAAAAGAGTTTAAACTCACAGATGCACGTGCAATTTTCTGGAAAATTAATGCAGCATTTTTAGGTATTATCATACTTCTCAGCATTGATGAGTATGTCAAACATCATCTCTAA
- a CDS encoding tetratricopeptide repeat protein, with translation MLKIIVSLSLCILSTLSASQSDVLKVLCSDNNGTACYEYGLPKVTGDNAKVQDIKEEGLSYIRKACTLGEDRACDLMGDNYYKDQNYRAAIPYLEESCARSVKFACEAMGTIYRDGHDVRPDDVKSREFYEKACELKSGDACFAVAIIYRGGFGVEKNRTKEKEFYKKGCDTGLKAGCDRYTELDNEDKGIETGIWATIKSWFK, from the coding sequence ATGTTAAAGATTATCGTATCATTAAGCCTATGTATTTTGTCTACGCTCTCAGCTTCACAAAGTGATGTGTTAAAAGTGTTGTGTAGTGACAATAATGGAACAGCATGTTATGAGTATGGCCTCCCTAAAGTAACAGGTGATAATGCAAAGGTACAAGATATCAAAGAAGAGGGGTTGAGCTATATACGTAAAGCATGTACTCTAGGAGAGGATAGAGCATGTGACCTTATGGGGGATAATTACTATAAGGATCAAAATTACCGCGCGGCTATACCTTATCTTGAAGAATCATGTGCAAGAAGTGTGAAATTTGCCTGTGAAGCTATGGGAACGATCTATCGTGATGGTCATGATGTAAGGCCTGATGATGTCAAATCTAGAGAGTTTTATGAAAAGGCGTGTGAACTAAAAAGCGGTGATGCATGCTTCGCAGTGGCGATCATTTATCGTGGTGGCTTTGGTGTTGAGAAAAACAGAACAAAAGAAAAAGAATTTTACAAAAAAGGTTGTGATACTGGATTGAAAGCCGGATGTGATCGATATACTGAATTGGACAACGAAGACAAGGGTATAGAAACCGGGATCTGGGCTACGATAAAAAGCTGGTTTAAATAG
- the ccoO gene encoding cytochrome-c oxidase, cbb3-type subunit II has translation MFFHWLEKNPFFFASGISIVIAFAGLIEIVPNFAKAARPVVDLKPRTVLELAGKNVYIKDNCMSCHSQLIRPFKSETDRYGDYSLSGEYAFDRPFLWGSKRTGPDLHRVGNYRTTDWHENHMLNPAEIVPGSIMPAYKHQFTNLADIETAYAEAVTVKNAFHTPYGPEFKRTRAAWEAHRPKVLADAKAIADDMKNKDVKEAVANGQVPEIVALIAYLNSLK, from the coding sequence ATGTTTTTTCATTGGTTAGAAAAAAATCCATTCTTCTTTGCTTCGGGGATTTCGATCGTTATCGCATTTGCAGGACTTATTGAGATCGTACCGAACTTTGCGAAGGCGGCAAGACCGGTAGTAGACCTTAAACCTCGTACTGTACTTGAACTTGCAGGTAAAAATGTCTATATTAAAGATAACTGTATGTCATGTCACTCACAGCTTATCCGTCCATTTAAATCTGAGACGGATCGTTATGGTGATTATTCACTTTCAGGTGAGTATGCTTTTGACAGACCATTCCTTTGGGGTTCTAAAAGAACAGGTCCGGACCTTCACCGTGTAGGAAACTACAGAACAACTGATTGGCATGAAAATCACATGTTGAATCCTGCTGAGATCGTACCTGGTTCTATTATGCCGGCATATAAACATCAGTTTACAAACTTGGCTGATATTGAAACTGCTTATGCAGAAGCGGTAACAGTTAAAAATGCATTTCACACACCATATGGACCTGAGTTTAAAAGAACCAGAGCTGCATGGGAAGCACACAGACCAAAAGTTCTTGCAGACGCAAAAGCGATTGCTGATGATATGAAAAACAAAGATGTTAAAGAAGCAGTTGCGAATGGTCAAGTACCTGAGATCGTAGCACTTATTGCTTATCTTAACAGCTTGAAGTAG
- a CDS encoding PD-(D/E)XK nuclease family protein produces the protein MNQLHIYPTSRALRTVSAAHKEQDGFLPALMRMDEFEQRAILLEDRVQIDPLQRILLLREAACFQAFEDLKVNLELVRFFTKSDALFKFFEELAAEQISFDILAQADAYAEFETHLGILEQLFENYRGLLDAQGFTDKAFIPSAYRLNEGFLQSYESIEIHLEGYLSHFELELIEKIAKRTQLIIHYTTSSFNVKMQERFETLGIVLPNHAHVSFDLTDKKILTTQPNDAKINANVFSVEERQEQIAVAFVQIEKMVRSGISPEEIVLILPDESFKEHFTLFDTQNNLNFAMGYDYANGRIYKSLEALYKYWQSFDAEQRQMLERYGFNFETVETLSPAKRCKIEEFFKAVDGLGLLECALLDGEKKEKINERVYEKYLHFMKIFAKEELSLKEWLFLWLKALSKITIDDVRGGMITVMGVLETRGIHFEGVVIVDFNEGIVPAASSKDQFLNSSVRAFANLPTKNDREALQKQYYKRLLEQAKEVAILYSSSDNKLPSKFLYELGLKSAVPTPVQTTLLYDQPSQFVDEKDPEVEHFNAQDITWSASRLKTYLECKRKYYYRYIQKIEAKKEEELNEGAFLHLLLDHLYREKGCYDNQDEMQKNIDILLDRLLPYDDAQTSYKKLLWKEKLKGFVTSQVEHFKADWSVVEREVEVQGEIGGLRFKGRIDRIDQNATDTLILDYKSGSTAEANKTKNLEKLTDLQMSIYHQMLAGKYQNITLAFVKILEGGTIEEITVLEEKNALLAQHIIALKQTNSFTAEKCEDLQKCKYCEFTLMCGRGEYL, from the coding sequence ATGAATCAACTCCATATTTACCCCACATCACGAGCATTAAGAACAGTCAGTGCTGCACATAAAGAGCAAGATGGTTTTTTACCCGCACTCATGCGTATGGATGAGTTTGAACAGCGTGCTATTCTTCTGGAAGACAGAGTGCAGATAGATCCGCTGCAGCGCATTCTTCTTTTACGTGAAGCAGCGTGTTTCCAAGCCTTTGAAGACTTGAAAGTGAATCTTGAACTGGTACGGTTCTTTACCAAGAGTGATGCCTTGTTCAAATTCTTTGAAGAGTTGGCTGCCGAACAGATAAGCTTTGATATTTTGGCACAGGCAGATGCTTATGCAGAGTTCGAGACACACCTTGGCATACTGGAACAACTTTTTGAGAATTACAGAGGGCTTCTTGATGCACAAGGGTTTACGGATAAAGCATTCATTCCAAGTGCATATAGACTCAATGAGGGTTTTTTACAAAGTTATGAAAGCATAGAGATACACCTTGAAGGGTACTTGAGTCACTTTGAGTTGGAACTTATTGAAAAAATAGCCAAGAGAACACAGCTCATCATACATTACACAACCAGCTCATTTAATGTGAAGATGCAGGAACGTTTTGAAACATTGGGGATAGTTTTACCAAATCATGCACATGTCAGTTTTGATCTAACAGATAAAAAAATACTTACGACCCAGCCCAATGATGCAAAGATAAATGCTAATGTCTTTTCTGTGGAAGAACGACAAGAACAGATAGCTGTTGCCTTCGTCCAGATAGAAAAGATGGTCCGTTCCGGCATATCCCCGGAAGAGATCGTACTAATCTTGCCTGATGAAAGCTTTAAAGAGCACTTTACCCTATTTGATACCCAAAATAACCTGAATTTTGCGATGGGGTATGACTACGCAAATGGCCGTATCTACAAATCGCTTGAAGCACTTTATAAATATTGGCAAAGCTTTGATGCTGAACAGAGACAGATGTTGGAACGTTATGGATTTAACTTTGAAACGGTAGAAACATTATCTCCTGCAAAACGTTGTAAAATAGAGGAGTTTTTTAAGGCTGTAGACGGATTGGGATTATTAGAATGCGCACTGCTTGATGGTGAAAAAAAAGAGAAGATCAATGAACGGGTCTATGAAAAATATCTGCACTTCATGAAGATATTTGCAAAAGAGGAACTGAGTTTAAAAGAGTGGCTCTTCTTGTGGCTTAAAGCACTCTCCAAGATCACTATCGATGATGTACGAGGCGGAATGATCACGGTGATGGGTGTGTTGGAGACCAGAGGCATACATTTTGAAGGTGTGGTCATCGTCGATTTTAATGAAGGCATTGTACCGGCAGCTTCAAGCAAAGACCAGTTTCTTAACTCATCAGTCCGGGCCTTTGCCAATCTTCCTACGAAAAATGACAGAGAAGCGTTGCAAAAGCAGTATTATAAACGCTTACTGGAACAAGCCAAAGAGGTAGCAATACTCTACAGCAGCAGTGACAATAAACTCCCCTCAAAATTCCTTTATGAACTGGGACTTAAAAGTGCGGTACCAACACCGGTCCAAACCACCCTTCTTTATGACCAACCTTCACAGTTTGTAGATGAAAAAGATCCAGAGGTAGAGCATTTTAATGCGCAGGATATCACTTGGTCAGCTTCAAGACTGAAAACCTATTTGGAGTGTAAGAGAAAGTATTATTATCGGTATATACAAAAGATAGAGGCAAAGAAAGAAGAAGAGTTGAATGAAGGTGCATTTTTACATTTGCTCTTGGATCACTTATATAGAGAAAAAGGGTGTTATGACAATCAAGATGAGATGCAAAAAAACATAGATATCCTTTTAGATCGACTACTTCCTTATGATGATGCGCAAACTTCGTATAAAAAACTGCTGTGGAAAGAGAAATTAAAAGGATTTGTTACTTCCCAGGTAGAGCATTTTAAGGCGGATTGGAGCGTGGTGGAAAGAGAAGTGGAAGTGCAGGGCGAAATAGGGGGGCTACGCTTCAAAGGACGCATAGACCGTATAGACCAGAATGCTACAGATACACTTATACTTGACTATAAAAGCGGCTCAACTGCAGAGGCCAACAAAACGAAGAACCTGGAGAAACTCACAGATCTGCAGATGAGTATCTATCACCAAATGCTTGCAGGGAAATACCAGAATATCACTCTGGCATTCGTCAAAATACTCGAAGGTGGTACTATAGAAGAGATCACAGTCCTTGAAGAAAAAAATGCACTTTTGGCACAACACATTATAGCACTCAAACAGACAAACTCTTTTACGGCTGAAAAGTGTGAAGATCTGCAAAAATGCAAATACTGTGAATTTACTTTGATGTGTGGAAGAGGAGAGTATCTATGA
- a CDS encoding c-type cytochrome, whose protein sequence is MNALMIKALAFAAVLIIATIAVVTSLDIDIFADSVNAITMGGAIAIATITASVAVKYVNQMKTDTASGKLAEENWDGIGEYENELPSGWAYSFLAVFLWSMWYGLIGYPVNAYSQIGEYNEDVLAYNAKFEEIHKNADEATLKEMGESIFLVQCQQCHGVTGDGLSGKAQDFTARMSKEQVLDVINNGSNQLGYPMGAMPAGMAQGADAEAIAVYIAGGMKGEQPAAFAACGSCHGMDGKGNNGMSPNLVSYDATLMNHVLQNGKKGMIGKMPSFKTLITPVQEKALTVYVQSLSK, encoded by the coding sequence ATGAATGCATTAATGATAAAAGCGCTGGCATTTGCAGCAGTGTTGATCATAGCAACTATAGCTGTTGTAACGAGTCTGGATATCGATATCTTTGCAGATTCGGTCAATGCGATAACAATGGGGGGAGCTATTGCGATTGCAACGATCACAGCATCAGTTGCAGTTAAATATGTGAATCAGATGAAAACAGACACAGCATCTGGTAAGCTTGCAGAGGAAAACTGGGATGGGATCGGTGAGTATGAAAATGAACTACCTTCGGGTTGGGCATATTCATTTTTAGCCGTTTTTCTTTGGTCAATGTGGTATGGACTGATAGGGTATCCTGTGAACGCGTATAGCCAGATCGGTGAGTACAATGAAGATGTTTTGGCATATAATGCGAAGTTTGAAGAGATACACAAAAATGCAGATGAAGCAACACTTAAAGAGATGGGTGAGTCTATCTTTTTGGTACAATGTCAGCAATGTCATGGGGTGACAGGAGATGGTCTTTCCGGTAAAGCACAAGACTTTACTGCTAGAATGAGTAAAGAGCAAGTATTGGATGTGATCAATAATGGTTCAAATCAATTGGGTTATCCTATGGGTGCAATGCCTGCTGGTATGGCGCAAGGCGCAGACGCTGAGGCGATCGCTGTATATATTGCCGGTGGTATGAAGGGTGAACAGCCTGCAGCATTTGCAGCTTGTGGTTCTTGTCATGGAATGGATGGTAAAGGTAACAATGGTATGTCACCAAATCTTGTATCTTATGATGCTACATTGATGAACCATGTATTGCAAAATGGTAAAAAGGGTATGATCGGTAAAATGCCATCATTCAAAACGCTTATTACACCAGTACAAGAGAAAGCTTTGACTGTATATGTTCAGTCATTGTCAAAGTAA
- a CDS encoding RecB-like helicase, producing MSFKPFLAYSASAGSGKTFALSVRYISLLFMGESPSAILAATFTNKAAAEMRQRVVDSLRGLADKSNEAFTDAICIQTGLSREALLRKQPEVLARFLASSSYIVTLDSFFSSILRSASLEIGLEPDFVTKDQSEDELEKHFLDEVQAAGLLSSLVKLSMDIEDKRFMKIFDLMQNFYKVDPLLPQQEERALSLAKQEEACETLRIKMIKALTDAGAAARCMKQFDTKDIKALFAKSLFEKETLGEHSWFKKVANDEIEGLYAFLKKELALWSQVKEAIVLHNIFKIYDYYKNATITNAKSSGVLSFDDLTYFTYRLLHESLSKEFLYFKIDSKFKHILLDEFQDTSTLQFLLLKPLIDEIFSGHGQSEFKSFFYVGDTKQSLYRFRGGVEELFDKVAQNYDVDILPMDTNYRSSKNVVEQVNRWFEETMEGYTAQKSKPGASEGYVEVLESEDIITEAVTQAKKLLDLGVNVDEIAFLVHTNKDGQSLQETCEHEGIHTLLKTSSSLKNMPKIAALVAMCEYLFFGEKIDAEAMLLKVGKSLEEIDLSWFSAFMSPLQVVDRLVREFGYFDEDLNILKLLEFASDFSDIPTFVEEFKTSSIAVASNSLHGAKIMTVHGSKGLEFEYVILLDKLTRKNSDKSALIYHYNDNLYIDQILYRTKGRENFDGAYKRIMEARKLSELKDRKNVLYVALTRAVEGLIVLRKPKDSIFDEINMAPMSVGELQVESIHESKKTLPERVKELSISNYGTQEVLSDDEEEEKDYEAILFGTALHYTLEMLGTFDKESLDVAMLSLKNRYGQQLPDPSIEQIEMRIKHLIDHEAFQQILDGAKVRKEQSLSFEGELKQIDLLLEYEDHCLVIDYKSSKKYALKHEKQVRYYQKAIGNITGKRTEGRIIYLLEDEISIKSLN from the coding sequence ATGAGTTTCAAACCTTTTTTAGCCTACTCTGCTTCTGCAGGGTCCGGTAAAACATTTGCACTCTCTGTACGATACATATCATTGCTTTTTATGGGAGAATCTCCTAGTGCTATTTTGGCAGCGACTTTTACCAACAAAGCAGCAGCGGAGATGCGTCAAAGAGTAGTAGATTCTTTACGGGGCTTGGCTGATAAAAGCAATGAAGCGTTCACTGATGCGATCTGTATACAGACTGGACTCTCACGTGAGGCACTTTTACGAAAACAGCCTGAGGTTTTGGCACGGTTCCTGGCCAGTAGTTCCTACATTGTTACGCTTGACAGTTTTTTCTCTTCTATCTTGCGTTCGGCTTCTTTGGAGATAGGACTTGAACCGGACTTTGTTACCAAAGATCAGAGTGAAGATGAATTAGAAAAACATTTCCTGGATGAAGTGCAGGCAGCGGGATTACTCTCCTCTCTAGTAAAACTCTCTATGGACATCGAAGACAAACGTTTTATGAAGATCTTTGATCTGATGCAAAATTTTTATAAGGTGGATCCTTTGTTGCCTCAGCAAGAAGAGAGAGCTCTTTCTTTGGCCAAACAGGAAGAGGCATGTGAAACACTGAGAATCAAGATGATCAAAGCCCTTACAGATGCAGGGGCTGCAGCACGTTGTATGAAACAGTTTGATACAAAGGATATTAAAGCGTTATTTGCCAAGTCACTTTTTGAAAAAGAAACCTTGGGAGAACACTCATGGTTTAAAAAAGTAGCCAATGATGAGATAGAAGGGCTCTATGCTTTTCTCAAAAAAGAGTTAGCCCTTTGGTCGCAAGTTAAAGAGGCCATTGTTTTACATAACATCTTTAAGATATATGACTATTATAAAAATGCGACGATCACCAATGCAAAATCTTCGGGTGTTTTGAGTTTTGATGATTTGACCTATTTTACCTACAGGCTCTTGCATGAGAGTCTCAGTAAAGAGTTTTTATATTTCAAGATAGACTCTAAGTTTAAACATATACTGCTTGATGAATTTCAAGATACTTCTACCTTGCAGTTTTTACTCCTCAAACCGCTTATAGATGAGATATTTTCAGGGCATGGACAGAGTGAATTTAAGAGCTTTTTTTATGTGGGAGATACCAAACAGTCACTTTATCGTTTCCGTGGGGGAGTGGAAGAGCTCTTTGATAAAGTAGCCCAGAACTATGATGTAGATATACTCCCGATGGACACCAATTATAGAAGTTCTAAAAATGTGGTGGAACAAGTTAACCGCTGGTTTGAAGAAACCATGGAGGGTTACACAGCGCAAAAGAGCAAGCCTGGAGCGTCGGAAGGCTATGTGGAAGTGTTAGAGTCTGAAGATATCATAACAGAAGCAGTAACACAAGCTAAAAAACTTTTAGATCTTGGTGTAAATGTAGATGAGATCGCTTTTTTGGTACATACGAATAAAGATGGACAGAGTTTACAAGAAACTTGTGAACATGAAGGGATACATACCCTTTTAAAAACTTCTTCTTCTTTAAAAAATATGCCTAAAATAGCTGCCTTGGTTGCAATGTGTGAGTATCTGTTCTTTGGAGAGAAGATAGATGCTGAGGCGATGCTTCTCAAGGTAGGTAAAAGTTTGGAAGAGATAGATCTTTCCTGGTTCTCTGCTTTTATGTCTCCTTTACAGGTTGTGGATAGACTTGTACGCGAGTTTGGGTATTTTGACGAAGACTTGAATATTTTAAAACTTTTGGAATTTGCTTCTGACTTTTCTGATATACCAACATTTGTAGAAGAGTTTAAGACTTCAAGTATTGCTGTAGCATCCAATTCGTTACACGGTGCAAAGATCATGACGGTACATGGCTCCAAAGGCTTGGAGTTTGAATATGTCATACTGCTCGATAAACTTACACGTAAAAACAGTGATAAGTCGGCACTTATCTATCATTACAATGACAATCTTTATATAGATCAAATCCTCTACAGAACCAAAGGTAGAGAAAATTTTGATGGCGCATATAAACGGATTATGGAGGCGCGCAAGCTATCTGAACTTAAAGATAGAAAGAATGTTCTTTATGTGGCTTTGACCCGTGCAGTTGAAGGGCTTATTGTGCTTAGGAAACCTAAAGACTCTATATTTGATGAGATCAATATGGCACCTATGTCTGTAGGTGAACTTCAAGTGGAATCAATTCATGAGAGTAAAAAGACTTTACCTGAAAGAGTGAAAGAGTTGAGTATCTCAAACTATGGTACACAAGAGGTGCTCTCTGATGATGAGGAAGAAGAGAAAGATTATGAAGCTATCTTGTTTGGTACGGCTTTACATTATACTTTAGAGATGTTGGGTACCTTTGATAAAGAGAGTTTGGATGTTGCAATGCTTTCATTAAAAAATCGTTATGGACAGCAGCTGCCTGATCCAAGTATAGAACAGATAGAAATGCGTATCAAGCATTTGATAGACCATGAAGCATTCCAGCAGATACTAGATGGTGCCAAAGTCAGAAAAGAGCAGTCTCTTAGTTTTGAGGGAGAGTTGAAACAGATAGATCTTTTGCTGGAGTATGAGGATCACTGTTTGGTCATAGATTATAAGAGTTCAAAAAAGTATGCACTGAAACATGAAAAACAGGTAAGATATTATCAAAAGGCCATAGGCAATATCACAGGAAAAAGAACAGAAGGCAGGATCATTTATCTTTTAGAAG
- a CDS encoding cytochrome c oxidase, cbb3-type, CcoQ subunit: MDIRDIQGYASFFMTIFLVVMLYGYIIHLYRSEKKGERDYEKYGNIALDDEVTSTPVEDKPASQREYKEENK, from the coding sequence ATGGACATTAGAGATATTCAAGGCTATGCCAGTTTCTTTATGACCATTTTTTTGGTAGTGATGCTGTACGGGTATATTATACACCTGTACAGAAGTGAAAAAAAAGGTGAGCGTGATTATGAAAAATATGGGAATATTGCACTTGATGATGAAGTGACAAGTACACCCGTAGAAGATAAACCCGCGTCACAAAGAGAATATAAGGAGGAGAATAAATGA
- a CDS encoding FixH family protein: protein MAKNNEKTYWPHMILGFLVVGITLSYWTVKSASSMPVQESNQFMLKYQMADMNINQIMERKKAFDKAYNIHMVDAETMVMTDNVNSNRPQFNPVKLSQGINTFTYEVLAKDGTKVSDANVTFLLTQPHSRKEDKLFTNVPYKDGKYQIRDVEITKAGRYTLQLRAEVGDTIGYSEVSAYLKP from the coding sequence ATGGCAAAAAATAACGAAAAAACTTATTGGCCGCACATGATACTTGGATTTCTTGTGGTTGGGATCACATTAAGTTACTGGACTGTAAAGTCGGCCTCATCAATGCCCGTACAAGAGTCCAATCAATTCATGCTCAAGTATCAAATGGCTGATATGAATATCAACCAGATTATGGAGAGAAAAAAAGCATTTGACAAAGCATATAACATTCACATGGTTGATGCGGAAACAATGGTGATGACAGATAACGTCAATAGTAATCGACCTCAGTTTAACCCCGTAAAACTCTCACAAGGCATCAATACATTTACCTATGAAGTGCTTGCAAAAGACGGTACAAAAGTATCTGATGCAAATGTAACATTTTTATTGACACAGCCCCATAGTAGAAAAGAAGATAAACTTTTCACCAATGTGCCTTATAAAGATGGAAAATACCAAATCAGAGATGTAGAGATCACTAAAGCGGGAAGATACACCTTACAGCTAAGAGCAGAAGTGGGTGATACGATTGGTTACTCTGAAGTATCTGCTTATCTGAAACCCTAA